CTCGCAGGGCTCCTGCGTGGAGTTCGCGAGGCTGCCCGGGGGCGACGTGGCGGTGCGGAACTCGCGGTTCCCGGAAGGGCCCGCGCTCGTCTACACCCGCGCCGAGATCGAGGCCATGCTCCTGGGTATCAAGGACGGCGAGTTCGACCACCTGATCGCCGGCTGACGTGAGTCGGCGCCGCACACCCGGGCGCGCCTTCGGGTGGGGCAACCGGCATAACTGACGGCAACGACCTTGTCGCGGCGTGTAACGCGCGTAGAACCGCGGCGCCAAAAAGCGCCGCGGTTCTCTATTCGGCCGAAACCCCGCCGGCGGCCGGCTGCGGAAGCCTGAAGAGCGCCCACACGACCTTGCCGCTGAGCGTGCCCGCGAGCGGGTGCCAGCCCCAGCTGTCGGCGAACGAGTCGACCAGGAACAGGCCCCGGCCCGACTCCGCCGAGAAGTCCTCGGAGTCGCCCGCGACCGGACTGTCGTGACTGGGGTCGCGCACCGCGCACACCAGACGCGAGGTCCACCGCATCAAGTGCAGCCGCACGGGCGGGCCTTGGTCGTCCGAACGGGGTGTGTCCGAGGGCAGGGCGTGCCGCAGGGCGTTGGTCACGAGCTCGGAGACCACCAGGCAGACATCGTCGAAGCGCTCACCGATGTCCCACTGGTCCAGCGTTCTGCGGGTGAACTGCCGAGCTTCGCGCACCGCTTCGTAGCGCGCCGGCAGGGCGCAGGAAGCTGCGCTGGACACAGCCGCGGGGTCGAGCGGCGGAAGTCCCTGCCGTAACGGCTCGAGCATGGTCGATCCATTCGTCCCCATGCGAGGCACTCCCGGGTGTTCGCGGTCGTTGCGATGCAGCGGTGGCGCGAGGACCATGGTTCCGAATGCGTACAGCAGATGCAAGGGCAGATGCACGTGCACGCGCCCGAATTAGACCTTCCTCCACCCTTTCTTGGTCATTTCTTCTGTCACCTTCTTCCCGCTTGTTGACCCTCTACTGATCTTTTCCTGTGTGGTCTCTTTGGGCTCTTTCCGTTTCTGTAACTGAACGAGTACTGCTTGAAGTGTTTTAGTGGCAGACTTCGGCCCTTGAAGACGGTTGGGGAGGCGGACGAACGTGAGCGCTGGTGAGTCGAGTGGCTCGGTGGTGCGGCGCATGCTGCTGGGATCACATCTGCGGCGCCTGCGGGAGTCGCGCGGAATCACCCGGGAAGCGGCCGGTTACTCGATCCGTGCCTCCGAATCGAAGATCAGCCGCATGGAGTTGGGACGGGTGAGCTTCAAGACGCGCGACGTCGAGGACCTGCTGACGCTGTACGGCATCACCGACGAGGCCGAGCGCACATCGCTCGTCTCCCTCGCCAAGGAGGCCAACGTCGCGGGCTGGTGGCACAGTTACTCGGACGTCCTGCCCAGCTGGTTCCCGACCTACGTCGGCCTGGAGGGCGCGGCCCATCTGATCCGCTCGTACGAAGTCCAGTTCGTGCACGGCCTGTTGCAGACGGAGGCCTACGCCCACGCGGTCGTCGCGCGCGGCATGCGGGGCGCCTCGCCCGCCGACATCGAGCGGCGCGTCGCGCTGCGCCTGGAGCGGCAGAAGTACCTCGTCTCCGAGAAGGCCCCGGAGTTCCACATCGTCCTCGACGAGGCCGCGCTGCGCCGCCCTTACGGTGACCGCGAGGTGATGCGTGGGCAACTCCAGCATCTGATCGAGGTGTCGGAGCGTTCCAACGTACGACTTCAGGTCATGCCGTTCAGCTTCGGCGGCCACTCGGGCGAGAGCGGTTCCTTCACCATCCTGAGCTTCCCCGAGTCCGACCTGTCGGACGTCGTCTATCTGGAGCAGCTCACCAGCGCGCTCTACCTGGACAAACGCGAGGACGTCACCCAGTACGAAGGCGCCCTCAAGCAGCTGCAGCAGGACAGTCCCGGGCCCTCCGAGAGCCGCGATCTGCTGCGGGGGCTGCTCCAGCTCTCCTGACCTTCTCCCCGCCGCCTCCGGCGAGTCTTCACGGTCTGTTCGCCTGTGAGTCTTCATGGACTCTTCGGAGGCGCTCTCCAACTCCCTTTGGACGCAAGTACGATGACGTCTGATCAGACGTTGATCGGATGTGTCTGCTGACTCAGACTCGGATGTCTGCCTCGGCAGCAAGGGGATTGAGGGAGCGCATGTCGTCCTACTTCACCGACTTGGCCCAGCAGTACATCGACGGCGAGTGGCGCCAGGGCACCGGCTCCTGGGACATCATCGATTTCAACCCGTACAACGGCGAGAAGCTGGCGTCGATCACCATAGCCACGGTCGACGAGGTCGACGAGGCCTACCTCGCCGCCCGGCGCGCCCAGAAGGAATGGGCCGCGACCAACCCGTACGCCCGTCGCGCCGTCTTCGAGAAGGCCCTGCGCATCATCGAGGAGCGCGAGGCCGAGATCACCGAGGTGATCATCGCCGAGCTCGGCGGCACCCACCTCAAGGCGGGCTTCGAACTCCACCTCGCCAAGGAGTTCCTGCGCGAGTCGATCCAGCTGGCGCTGCGCCCCGAGGGCAAGATCCTCCCCTCGCCGATCGACGGCAAGGAGAACCGCCTCTACCGCGTCCCCGTCGGTGTCGTCGGCGTGATCAGCCCCTTCAACTTCCCCTTCCTGCTCTCCCTGAAGTCCGTCGCGCCGGCCCTGGCGCTCGGCAACGGCGTGGTCCTCAAGCCGCACCAGAACACCCCGATCGTCGGCGGCTCCCTGGTGGCGAAGGTCTTCGAGGACGCGGGCCTGCCCGGCGGTCTGCTCAACGTCGTCATCACCGACATCGCCGAGATCGGCGACGCCTTCATCGAGCACCCCGTACCGAAGGTCATCTCCTTCACCGGCTCCGACAAGGTCGGCCGCCACGTCGCCACCGTCTGCGCCTCGCACTTCAAGAGCGCGGTGCTGGAGCTCGGCGGCAACAGCGCCCTGGTGGTCCTCGACGACGCGGACATCGACTACGCCGTCGACGCGGCGGTCTTCAGCCGCTACGTCCACCAGGGCCAGGTCTGCATGGCCGCCAACCGCGTTCTGGTGGACCGCTCGATCGCGGACGAGTTCACCGAGAAGTTCGTCGCCAAGGTGAAGACGCTGAAGGTCGGCGACCCGAGCGACCCCCAGACGATCATCGGCCCGGTCATCAACTCCTCCCAGGCGGACTCGCTCACCGGCGCGGTCGACCAGGCGATCGCCGAGGGCGCCACGGCCCTGGTGCGCGGCGCCACCACCGACAACCTCGTCGAGCCGACCGTCCTGACGGACCTGCCCGCCGACTCCGCCATCCTCCGGCAGGAGATCTTCGGCCCGGTCGCGCTCCTCGTCACCTTCGACGGCGAGGAGGAGGCCGTCCGCATCGTCAACGACACCCCGTACGGGCTCAGCGGCGCCGTGCACACCGCCGACGTCGAGCGGGGTGTCGCCTTCGCCAAGCAGATCGACACCGGCATGTTCCACGTCAACGACGGCACCGTCCACGACGAGCCGCTGGTCCCCTTCGGCGGCGAGAAGCACTCCGGCATCGGCCGCTTGAACGGCGAGACGACCGTCGACGCCTTCACCACCCAGAAGTGGATCTCGGTCCAGCACGGCCGCAGCTTCTTCCCGTTCTAGGGATTCTTCCGTTCGGAGACTCTTCGTCGCCCTCGGGCCCTTACGGACAGAAGCTGACCGCAAGGGCCCGTACGTTCGTCGGTGTCAGGCAGGGGATGCCAGACAGGTGGACCGATGAGAGGCGGCGATCATGGTTACTCACGTTGCGGCGGAGACTCCCGGCGACGAGCGTGGAGCACTGCTCTCCTTCCTGGAGGCCGAGCGCGGCGGGATCCGCCGCGCCCTGATCGGCCTGACGCCGGAACAGGCCACGAGCCGGCCGAGCGCGAGCGAACTGTCCCTGGCCGGGCTGCTCAAGCACGTCGCCGAGACCGAGCAGGCCTGGATCGCCCGCGCGAAGGGCGAGTCGCCCGCCGTCGAGCGGGACGAGTCGACCTGGCACGAGTGCTTTGCGCTCGTCGGCGACGAGACCGTCGCGTCGCAGCTCGCGTACTGGGAGAAGGTCGCCGCCGAGACGGAGGCGTTCATCCGCTCGGTGCCCAGCCTCGACGAGACCTTCGCACTGCCCGAAGCCCCCTGGTTCCCCCGGGAACGGGTCTCGATGCGCTGGGTGGCGCTCCACCTGATCCGTGAGACGGCCCGGCACGCCGGCCACGCCGACATCATCCGCGAGTCCCTGGACGGCGCCACCGCCTTCGAGCTGGTCGCCCGCGCGCAGGAGGGTTGACCTCCGCGCCCTCATCTGCCCCCATAACCTGGACCGCATGTCAGCGATCCGTCTCCTGGTGCTGGGCGCCGTCCGCCAGCACGGGCGGGCCCACGGCTACCAGGTGCGCAACGACCTCGAGTACTGGGGCGCGCACGAGTGGTCCAACGCCAAGCCCGGCTCGATCTACCACGCGCTCAAGCAGATGGCGAAACAGGGACTGCTGCTCGCCCACGAGATCGCCCCGTCCACGGCGGGCGGCCCGCCGCGCACCGAGTACGAGATCACGGACCAGGGCACCGAGGAGTACTTCACGCTGCTGCGCCGGTCGCTGACCGCGTACGACCAGAAACCGGACATCCTCTCGGCCGCGCTCGGCTTCATGGTCGACCTCGGCCGTGCGGAGACCCTCGAACTCCTCCGGGAGCGGGTGCGCGCCATCGAGGAGTGGCGCAAGTCCGTCACCGGGTACTACGCCCCCGAGGACGGCCCCGGACAGCTCGGCCACATCGGCGAGATCATGAACTTCTGGGTCCACTCCGCCGACTCCGGCGCACAGTGGACCCGGGGCCTGATCGAGCGCGTCCAGGGCGGCGCGTACACCTTCGCCGGGGAGGGCGAACCCTTCGTCGGGGTCCTGGTCGACGGCGAGGAGAACCCGTACGCCACGGGAACCCCGCACCCCGGCGACCAGGAGTAGCCACGCCCCTGGCCGGACAGGCCCTAGTGATGGAAGCCCGTCGCCGCCTCCTTGTCCTGGGTCAGCGGATGCGGCAGCCTGCGCAGTTGGGGCACCAACCGGCTCAGGTCCTCGATGAACAGGTCGGCGAGATCCACCGAGAAGCCGTTGCGGCACACCACACGCAGGACGGACAGGTCCTCCCGGTTGGCCGGGAAGGTGTACGCGGGCACCAGCCAGCCGCTCTCCCGCATGCGCCGGGACACGTCGAAGACGTCGTACGAGGTCACATGCGGTGCCGTGGTGAAAGCGAAGACGGGCAACTCGTCGCCCCGGGTGAGGAGTCGGAAGTCCTCCAACGCCTCGACCCGCTCGGCGAGCCCGCGGGCCAGGTCTCTGGTCGTCTGCTGCACGGCCCGGAAGCCATCCCGGCCCAGCCGTAGGAACGTGTAGTACTGCGCCACGACCTGCGCGCCCGGACGGGAGAAGTTGAGGGCGAAGGTCGGCAT
This portion of the Streptomyces mirabilis genome encodes:
- a CDS encoding DUF397 domain-containing protein, with amino-acid sequence MDHDVYDVDDLDDVYNGMAATELTGVAWQKSRHSNSQGSCVEFARLPGGDVAVRNSRFPEGPALVYTRAEIEAMLLGIKDGEFDHLIAG
- a CDS encoding ATP-binding protein; its protein translation is MGTNGSTMLEPLRQGLPPLDPAAVSSAASCALPARYEAVREARQFTRRTLDQWDIGERFDDVCLVVSELVTNALRHALPSDTPRSDDQGPPVRLHLMRWTSRLVCAVRDPSHDSPVAGDSEDFSAESGRGLFLVDSFADSWGWHPLAGTLSGKVVWALFRLPQPAAGGVSAE
- a CDS encoding helix-turn-helix transcriptional regulator, which produces MLLGSHLRRLRESRGITREAAGYSIRASESKISRMELGRVSFKTRDVEDLLTLYGITDEAERTSLVSLAKEANVAGWWHSYSDVLPSWFPTYVGLEGAAHLIRSYEVQFVHGLLQTEAYAHAVVARGMRGASPADIERRVALRLERQKYLVSEKAPEFHIVLDEAALRRPYGDREVMRGQLQHLIEVSERSNVRLQVMPFSFGGHSGESGSFTILSFPESDLSDVVYLEQLTSALYLDKREDVTQYEGALKQLQQDSPGPSESRDLLRGLLQLS
- a CDS encoding aldehyde dehydrogenase family protein is translated as MSSYFTDLAQQYIDGEWRQGTGSWDIIDFNPYNGEKLASITIATVDEVDEAYLAARRAQKEWAATNPYARRAVFEKALRIIEEREAEITEVIIAELGGTHLKAGFELHLAKEFLRESIQLALRPEGKILPSPIDGKENRLYRVPVGVVGVISPFNFPFLLSLKSVAPALALGNGVVLKPHQNTPIVGGSLVAKVFEDAGLPGGLLNVVITDIAEIGDAFIEHPVPKVISFTGSDKVGRHVATVCASHFKSAVLELGGNSALVVLDDADIDYAVDAAVFSRYVHQGQVCMAANRVLVDRSIADEFTEKFVAKVKTLKVGDPSDPQTIIGPVINSSQADSLTGAVDQAIAEGATALVRGATTDNLVEPTVLTDLPADSAILRQEIFGPVALLVTFDGEEEAVRIVNDTPYGLSGAVHTADVERGVAFAKQIDTGMFHVNDGTVHDEPLVPFGGEKHSGIGRLNGETTVDAFTTQKWISVQHGRSFFPF
- a CDS encoding DinB family protein; this translates as MVTHVAAETPGDERGALLSFLEAERGGIRRALIGLTPEQATSRPSASELSLAGLLKHVAETEQAWIARAKGESPAVERDESTWHECFALVGDETVASQLAYWEKVAAETEAFIRSVPSLDETFALPEAPWFPRERVSMRWVALHLIRETARHAGHADIIRESLDGATAFELVARAQEG
- a CDS encoding PadR family transcriptional regulator → MSAIRLLVLGAVRQHGRAHGYQVRNDLEYWGAHEWSNAKPGSIYHALKQMAKQGLLLAHEIAPSTAGGPPRTEYEITDQGTEEYFTLLRRSLTAYDQKPDILSAALGFMVDLGRAETLELLRERVRAIEEWRKSVTGYYAPEDGPGQLGHIGEIMNFWVHSADSGAQWTRGLIERVQGGAYTFAGEGEPFVGVLVDGEENPYATGTPHPGDQE